The following are encoded together in the Bradyrhizobium sp. CCGUVB1N3 genome:
- a CDS encoding autotransporter outer membrane beta-barrel domain-containing protein, whose protein sequence is MQSTNATAGSALIMNVGHSLFEGNSTPGNAQLFNASVGSVFDLSMTSGPNGDNKLTAGSLLGGGTFELGANELTVGSNNLSTNVTGVIADGGSGGGTGASLIKVGTGTLTLAGINTYTGATTVGGGVLRVDGSIASSIGVTVDASAALMGTGTVGGTAINSGGALLGGNGTAGTSLAISGNLAFQSGAYYLVAVNPATASSVNVTGSATLGGATVNAVFAPGSYVAKQYTILTAGSVSGTFGSAVQTNLPSNLQTTLSYDATHAYLNLVLSFVPPSGGSPSGNQQSVGNAIIRSFNANGGISLVYSGLTAAGLTQASGETATGAQQATFQAMGQFMGLLTDPFSAGRDTGGSAPPAYADSAPAGAAREAYAMLTKAPPATTFEQRWSVWASGFAGSQTTDGSTAQGSNSATSRLFGTAAGAEYWFSPQTLAGFALAGGGTSFSVANGGSGRSDLFQAGAYLRHTNGPSYISAALAYGWQDVTTDRTVTLAGVDRLRAEFNANAWSGRLEGGYRFIAPWIGGFGITPYAAGQFTTFNLPGYAESVVSGSNAFALAYAARAMRETG, encoded by the coding sequence GTGCAGTCCACCAACGCCACGGCCGGCAGCGCCCTCATCATGAACGTCGGCCACTCGCTGTTCGAAGGCAACTCCACGCCCGGCAACGCGCAATTGTTCAACGCCTCGGTCGGCTCCGTCTTCGACCTCTCGATGACCTCTGGTCCGAACGGCGATAACAAGCTCACCGCCGGTTCACTCCTCGGCGGAGGGACATTCGAGCTCGGCGCCAACGAGCTGACGGTCGGCAGCAACAATCTGTCGACCAACGTCACCGGCGTGATCGCCGATGGCGGATCCGGCGGCGGCACCGGTGCCTCGCTGATCAAGGTCGGCACCGGCACGCTGACCCTGGCGGGCATCAACACCTATACCGGCGCCACGACTGTCGGCGGCGGCGTCCTGCGCGTGGACGGCTCGATCGCATCCTCGATCGGCGTGACGGTGGATGCGAGCGCCGCGCTGATGGGCACGGGAACGGTCGGCGGCACCGCGATCAACAGCGGCGGCGCGCTGCTCGGCGGCAATGGCACCGCCGGCACATCGCTTGCGATCTCCGGCAATCTCGCGTTCCAGTCGGGCGCCTACTATCTAGTCGCGGTCAATCCGGCGACGGCCTCCTCCGTCAACGTGACAGGTAGCGCGACACTGGGCGGCGCAACCGTCAATGCCGTGTTCGCGCCGGGCAGCTACGTCGCCAAGCAGTACACCATCCTGACCGCCGGCAGCGTCAGCGGCACGTTCGGTTCTGCCGTCCAGACCAACCTGCCGTCGAATCTCCAGACCACACTGAGCTACGACGCCACGCACGCCTATCTCAACCTGGTGCTGAGCTTCGTTCCGCCATCGGGTGGCAGCCCGAGCGGCAATCAGCAGAGTGTCGGCAATGCCATCATCCGCTCGTTCAATGCGAACGGCGGCATCTCGCTGGTCTATAGCGGGCTCACGGCCGCCGGATTGACACAAGCCTCGGGCGAGACCGCGACGGGCGCGCAGCAGGCCACCTTCCAGGCCATGGGCCAGTTCATGGGCCTGCTCACCGATCCCTTCAGTGCCGGCCGCGACACCGGCGGCTCCGCTCCGCCGGCCTATGCGGACAGCGCGCCGGCAGGCGCCGCGCGCGAGGCCTATGCCATGCTCACCAAGGCGCCACCGGCCACGACGTTCGAGCAGCGCTGGAGCGTGTGGGCTTCCGGCTTCGCCGGATCGCAGACGACGGATGGCAGCACCGCGCAGGGATCAAACAGCGCGACCAGCCGCCTGTTCGGCACCGCGGCCGGCGCCGAGTATTGGTTCTCGCCGCAGACACTGGCCGGCTTTGCGCTCGCCGGCGGCGGCACCAGCTTCTCCGTCGCCAATGGCGGCAGCGGCCGCTCCGACCTGTTCCAGGCCGGCGCCTATCTCCGCCACACCAACGGCCCGAGCTACATCTCCGCCGCGCTGGCCTATGGCTGGCAGGACGTCACCACCGATCGCACCGTCACCCTTGCCGGCGTCGATCGCCTGCGTGCCGAGTTCAACGCCAATGCGTGGAGCGGCCGGCTCGAAGGCGGTTATCGCTTCATTGCGCCGTGGATCGGCGGCTTCGGCATCACGCCCTATGCCGCGGGCCAGTTCACGACGTTCAACCTGCCGGGCTATGCGGAGTCCGTCGTCTCAGGCAGTAATGCCTTTGCACTCGCCTATGCCGCCAGAGCTATGCGGGAAACTGGGTGA
- a CDS encoding helix-turn-helix domain-containing protein, with protein MAVQGKNRQFPTAYKIKAIKRVERGDGVLPVARELGISRKILHDWIKAWKADGPDGLNRKRGPKPGPRKLKPLATYNDKRSALALAKARIAELEGLVGRQQMDLDFFRQALRALERPAAQGKPASASSKSSKR; from the coding sequence GTGGCAGTACAAGGAAAGAACCGTCAGTTTCCGACGGCCTACAAAATAAAGGCGATCAAGCGGGTTGAGAGAGGCGACGGCGTTCTGCCGGTAGCCCGTGAACTCGGGATTTCTCGCAAGATTCTCCACGACTGGATCAAGGCGTGGAAGGCCGATGGGCCAGACGGGTTGAACCGCAAGCGCGGACCCAAGCCTGGCCCCCGCAAGCTGAAGCCGCTAGCGACGTACAACGACAAGCGCTCCGCCCTCGCGCTCGCCAAAGCGCGCATCGCCGAGCTCGAAGGGCTGGTGGGGCGCCAGCAGATGGATCTCGATTTTTTTCGACAAGCCTTGCGCGCCTTGGAGCGGCCGGCAGCGCAAGGCAAACCCGCATCCGCATCGTCGAAGTCATCCAAGCGATGA